CCGTAAATTGAAAGGCCAGAATCAGCCCCAGGATGAAGAGCAGGCTGTTCAGCAACGACAAAAAAGCCTGCTGGATGCGACTGCCGGAAATGGGGTGCAGCAGGCCGGTGAGCAGCGGCATAAAGAAAAATGCTGAAATCAGCAGGGTGATAAGGTTGATGTGGTCAAATAGATTCATAGGTGCTCCTGTATGATTTTGCGCTTAAGGGTTTATCTACATAGTATACCATATCTCAGCAAATAGAAACTACCGGCATAATCTGTCAGAATAGGGTATAGGGAGCCTTTTACTGGAAGTCTACGGAGCGTGGATTGAATTTTTTTATATTTCCAGTTAGTCTAAATAGGGAGGTGCACAACATGGATTGTAACAAAGTTGGAGAATTGATACGAAGTCTGCGAAGGGAAAAAGGGCTGACCCAGAAACAGCTGGCCGATAAGATGAATATCAGTGATAAAACAATTTCCAAATGGGAACGAGGCATGGGCTGCCCAGACGTATCCTTGCTCCAGGAGCTCTCCCAGCTGCTTGAAGTAAATATTGAAAAAATATTGTTGGGTGATTTGGCGCCTAACGATGCAGACGGAGGAAATATGAAAAAAATGAAGTTTTACGTTTGCCCCACCTGTGGGAATATTCTCACGGCTACGGGGTCGGGAGAAACATCCTGCTGCGGGCGGAAGCTGACCGCCCTGGTGGCTCATCCGGCTGATGAACTGCATCAGCTCACCGTAGCAAAAGTGGAAAATGATCGATACCTCACATGGGATCATCCCATGAAGAAAGATCACTTTATCAGCTTTGTGGCTTGGGTGACTTACGATCGGGTACTGTTGATTAAGCTATATCCGGAACAGAATCCAGAGGTGCGTCTGCCCATTATGGGAAAGGGCGTTTTGTATTTTTATTGCAGCCAACATGGACTGTGGATGAACAAAGACCTTTGCTGACAAACGGTTGGACGGTGTGCGCATAATCGGAGGTTTAACTGGTTGTTTCGTCAGCAGAAATGCGGCAAGTATCGTCAGCAGGCTGTCGATACTTTTTTGTTGAAATGCATGAAAAAGACCGCTATAATGGTCTTAAAATAATACAGTTAAACTGTTCACACAACGCCTGGCTAAAAGTCTATATGGAAGTAAAATTCAGAGGAACTGGATGCAGGTAGAGAAGGAGGAAGAGCAAATGGGAAGATTTACATTACCGAGAGACATTTATCACGGAAGTGGCTCTTTAGCTGAGTTGAAAAA
The genomic region above belongs to Aminipila butyrica and contains:
- a CDS encoding helix-turn-helix domain-containing protein; this translates as MDCNKVGELIRSLRREKGLTQKQLADKMNISDKTISKWERGMGCPDVSLLQELSQLLEVNIEKILLGDLAPNDADGGNMKKMKFYVCPTCGNILTATGSGETSCCGRKLTALVAHPADELHQLTVAKVENDRYLTWDHPMKKDHFISFVAWVTYDRVLLIKLYPEQNPEVRLPIMGKGVLYFYCSQHGLWMNKDLC